One stretch of Micromonospora echinospora DNA includes these proteins:
- a CDS encoding TIGR03557 family F420-dependent LLM class oxidoreductase, translated as MKIGYFLSSEEYTPAELLAQARGAEQAGFEALWISDHYHPWVDAQGQSPFVWSTIGALSQVCRLPVTTAVTCPTMRIHPAVIAQAAATSAVLHEGRFVLGVGTGEALNEHIFGDAWPQTDVRLEMLEEAVEVIRELWRGEFVNHHGKHYTVEHARIYTRPDTPPPIYVSGFGPKSIELAGRIGDGYVSTMPDADMVRRFREAGGGDKPCQGGFKAAYADSADEGARIAYERWPNAGVPGELSQVLPSPRHFEQAAELVSPEQVREAFVCGRDADAHLEMIDRYAKAGFDEVYVANTGPHWQGLFDLYRHEVLPRLR; from the coding sequence ATGAAGATCGGCTACTTCCTGTCCAGCGAGGAGTACACCCCGGCGGAGCTGCTGGCCCAGGCGCGCGGCGCCGAGCAGGCCGGCTTCGAGGCACTGTGGATCTCCGACCACTACCACCCGTGGGTCGACGCGCAGGGCCAGAGCCCGTTCGTCTGGTCCACCATCGGCGCGCTCAGCCAGGTCTGCCGGCTACCAGTGACCACCGCCGTCACCTGCCCGACCATGCGCATCCACCCGGCGGTGATCGCGCAGGCGGCAGCCACCAGCGCGGTGCTGCACGAGGGCCGCTTCGTACTCGGGGTGGGCACCGGCGAGGCGCTCAACGAGCACATCTTCGGCGACGCCTGGCCGCAGACCGACGTGCGGCTGGAGATGCTGGAGGAAGCGGTGGAGGTGATCCGCGAGCTGTGGCGCGGCGAGTTCGTCAACCACCACGGCAAGCACTACACAGTGGAGCACGCCCGGATCTACACCCGGCCGGACACGCCCCCGCCGATCTACGTCTCCGGGTTCGGCCCCAAGTCGATCGAGCTGGCCGGCCGGATCGGCGACGGCTACGTCAGCACCATGCCCGACGCCGACATGGTGCGCCGGTTCCGCGAGGCCGGCGGCGGTGACAAGCCGTGCCAGGGCGGGTTCAAGGCCGCGTACGCCGACAGCGCCGACGAGGGCGCGCGGATCGCGTACGAGCGCTGGCCCAACGCGGGCGTGCCCGGCGAGCTGTCCCAGGTGCTCCCCTCCCCCCGGCACTTCGAGCAGGCCGCCGAGCTGGTCTCGCCGGAGCAGGTGCGGGAGGCGTTCGTCTGCGGCCGGGACGCCGACGCTCACCTGGAGATGATCGACAGGTACGCCAAGGCCGGCTTCGACGAGGTGTACGTGGCGAACACCGGCCCGCACTGGCAGGGCCTGTTCGACCTGTACCGGCACGAGGTCCTGCCCCGGCTGCGGTGA
- a CDS encoding helix-turn-helix domain-containing protein produces MDGKLRRQVLDTEVLPPRERFGTWLDMMASSPTPLRVHSAHAHDFVARAEFIELGRMRLIRYRYPSVDCVRTSKLIQRSDPDYYLLALTLTGTSQADQAGQRARCRPGDLTFYDCSRPHEVSHHADPAGPAYARSIVALMPYDALPLPRRRLAPLFAGRMSGSEGVGGLLADFLIRVTGHPEQYHAADAEQLGGIGLDLVATLLGRNLVSEEAVPTEIRRRALLAQVRSYVEQHLGDATLDPGRIADAHHISVRSLHRLFEDEETTVAAYIRDERLARCRRDLADPGLSDRSIQLIAARWGFRDKAHFSRAFRNAHAETPQAYRTRHLEPARIVNTTASAVNSARTYLKQG; encoded by the coding sequence ATGGACGGCAAGCTGCGCCGGCAGGTGCTCGACACGGAAGTTCTGCCACCACGGGAGCGCTTCGGCACGTGGCTGGACATGATGGCCAGCAGCCCGACGCCGCTGCGGGTGCACAGCGCGCACGCCCACGACTTCGTCGCCCGGGCCGAGTTCATCGAGCTGGGCCGGATGCGGCTCATCCGCTACCGCTACCCGTCGGTGGACTGCGTCCGCACCTCGAAACTGATCCAGCGCTCCGACCCGGACTACTACCTGCTCGCGCTCACGCTCACCGGGACCAGCCAGGCCGACCAGGCGGGGCAGCGGGCCCGCTGCCGCCCCGGCGACCTGACGTTCTACGACTGTTCCCGCCCGCACGAGGTCAGCCACCACGCCGACCCGGCCGGGCCCGCGTACGCCCGCTCGATCGTGGCCCTGATGCCGTACGACGCGCTGCCGCTGCCGCGCCGCCGCCTCGCTCCCCTGTTCGCCGGGCGGATGTCCGGCTCCGAGGGCGTCGGCGGCCTGCTCGCCGACTTCCTCATCCGGGTCACCGGTCACCCCGAGCAGTACCACGCGGCCGACGCCGAGCAGCTGGGCGGGATCGGCCTGGACCTGGTCGCCACGCTGCTCGGCCGCAACCTGGTCTCCGAGGAGGCGGTCCCCACCGAGATCCGGCGGCGCGCCCTGCTCGCCCAGGTGCGCTCGTACGTGGAGCAGCACCTCGGCGACGCCACGCTGGACCCGGGCCGGATCGCCGACGCGCACCACATCTCGGTGCGCTCGCTGCACCGGCTCTTCGAGGACGAGGAGACCACTGTCGCGGCGTACATCCGTGACGAGCGGCTGGCCCGGTGCCGCCGCGACCTCGCCGACCCGGGCCTGAGCGACCGCTCGATCCAGCTCATCGCCGCCCGCTGGGGTTTCCGGGACAAGGCCCACTTCAGCCGCGCGTTCCGGAACGCGCACGCGGAGACGCCGCAGGCATACCGGACCCGTCACCTGGAACCGGCACGGATCGTCAACACCACGGCATCCGCAGTCAACTCGGCGCGGACATACTTGAAACAGGGCTGA
- a CDS encoding glycoside hydrolase family 3 protein: MSERTEGSTGDLAALAAAVLQPGFVGTTPPPWVCRWLGEGLGSVVLFARNVVDHEQVATLTATLRAERPDVIVAIDEEAGDVTRIESARGSSRPGNYALGAVDDPALTEEVARDLGAELAAVGVTLNYAPDADVNSNPANPVIGVRAFGADPDLVARHTAAWVRGLQSGGVAACAKHFPGHGDTRVDSHHDLPRIGGDRARLDAVELAPFRAAVAAGAQAVMTGHLLVPALDPELPATLSPLVLGGLLREEMGFGGVVVTDAVEMRAVSDRYGFTGAAVRALVAGADAICVGGERATEADARELRDAIVAAVISGELPEERLAEAAKRVGQLAAWSVAARARRVAGTPPADGSPIGLAAARRAVRVSGDAALLPLAGPAHVVEFAPPRNIAIGEETPWGIAAPLAHLVPGTTTARYAADAVPADPGDVPAGRPLVLVVRDLHRHDWMRDAVRRALAARPDAVVVELGVPELVTGAVHLATHGATAAAARAAAEVLTGAR; encoded by the coding sequence ATGAGCGAGCGGACCGAGGGATCGACCGGAGACCTGGCGGCGCTCGCCGCCGCCGTCCTGCAACCGGGGTTCGTCGGCACCACGCCGCCGCCGTGGGTGTGCCGCTGGCTCGGCGAAGGACTCGGCTCGGTCGTCCTGTTCGCCCGCAACGTCGTCGACCACGAGCAGGTCGCCACGCTCACCGCGACCCTGCGCGCCGAACGGCCGGACGTCATCGTCGCGATCGACGAGGAAGCCGGCGACGTCACCCGGATCGAGTCCGCCCGGGGCAGCTCGCGGCCCGGCAACTACGCGCTCGGCGCGGTCGACGACCCGGCGCTGACCGAGGAGGTCGCCCGGGACCTCGGCGCCGAACTGGCAGCCGTCGGCGTCACGCTCAACTACGCCCCGGACGCCGACGTCAACTCCAACCCGGCCAACCCCGTCATCGGGGTACGCGCGTTCGGCGCCGACCCGGACCTGGTCGCCCGGCACACCGCCGCCTGGGTACGCGGCCTGCAGTCCGGCGGCGTCGCCGCGTGCGCCAAGCACTTCCCCGGGCACGGCGACACCCGGGTCGACTCGCACCACGACCTGCCCCGCATCGGCGGCGACCGGGCCCGCCTCGACGCGGTCGAGCTGGCCCCGTTCCGGGCCGCTGTGGCAGCCGGGGCGCAGGCGGTGATGACCGGCCACCTGCTGGTGCCGGCGCTGGACCCGGAGCTGCCCGCCACGCTCAGCCCGCTCGTGCTGGGCGGCCTGCTGCGCGAGGAGATGGGCTTCGGCGGCGTGGTGGTCACCGACGCGGTGGAGATGCGGGCGGTGTCCGACCGGTACGGCTTCACCGGCGCGGCGGTGCGCGCGCTCGTCGCCGGCGCCGACGCGATCTGCGTCGGCGGGGAACGGGCCACCGAGGCTGACGCCCGCGAGCTGCGCGACGCGATCGTCGCCGCGGTGATCAGCGGGGAGCTGCCCGAGGAACGGCTCGCCGAGGCGGCCAAGCGCGTCGGTCAGCTCGCCGCCTGGAGCGTCGCCGCCCGCGCCCGCCGGGTCGCCGGCACGCCACCGGCCGACGGCTCACCGATCGGGCTGGCCGCCGCCCGCCGGGCGGTACGGGTCAGCGGCGACGCCGCGCTGCTGCCGCTGGCCGGGCCGGCGCACGTGGTGGAGTTCGCGCCGCCGCGCAACATCGCCATCGGCGAGGAGACGCCGTGGGGGATCGCCGCGCCCCTGGCCCACCTCGTCCCGGGCACCACCACCGCCCGCTACGCCGCCGACGCCGTACCGGCCGACCCGGGCGACGTGCCCGCCGGACGGCCGCTCGTACTCGTGGTGCGCGACCTGCACCGGCACGACTGGATGCGGGACGCGGTGCGCCGGGCGCTCGCCGCGCGCCCGGACGCGGTGGTCGTCGAACTGGGCGTGCCCGAGCTGGTCACCGGCGCGGTGCACCTGGCCACCCACGGCGCCACCGCCGCCGCGGCGAGGGCCGCAGCCGAAGTGCTCACCGGCGCCCGCTGA
- a CDS encoding DNA topoisomerase IB codes for MRLRRSDPGRPGYARRRRGKGWLFLDPAGEPVRDAGELARLRELVIPPAWQDVWISPYPHGHIQATGIDAAGRKQYLYHPHWRRKRDEAKFDHVLEVAHRLPALRDRVTHDLTLRGLRRERVLATVARLLDMGAFRVGSDQYATGDDPTFGVATLRPEHTRSRGGCVVLEFPAKGGIEQVRRIEDAELCRVLLNLRRRRRAQERLFGYWDGRAWRDVRSDEVNDYLRDASGGEMTAKDFRTWHATVLAAAELATVGPQRSATARRRAVAGVMRSVAELLGNTPTVARASYVDPRVVDLYHDGVLAPVQPEMPREAVEKSVLALLEEEAG; via the coding sequence GTGCGGTTGCGGCGTAGCGATCCGGGCCGGCCGGGGTACGCGCGCCGGCGGCGTGGCAAGGGCTGGCTGTTCCTCGACCCGGCCGGCGAGCCGGTGCGCGACGCCGGAGAGCTGGCCCGGCTGCGGGAGCTGGTCATCCCGCCGGCCTGGCAGGACGTGTGGATCTCGCCGTACCCGCACGGCCACATCCAGGCCACCGGCATCGACGCGGCGGGCCGCAAGCAGTACCTCTACCACCCGCACTGGCGGCGCAAGCGCGACGAGGCGAAGTTCGACCACGTGCTGGAGGTGGCGCACCGGCTGCCCGCGCTGCGGGACCGGGTCACGCACGACCTGACGCTGCGCGGCCTGCGCCGGGAGCGGGTGCTGGCCACCGTCGCCCGGCTGCTCGACATGGGCGCCTTCCGGGTCGGCAGCGACCAGTACGCCACCGGCGACGACCCGACCTTCGGGGTGGCCACGCTGCGCCCCGAGCACACCCGCTCCCGGGGCGGGTGCGTGGTCCTCGAGTTCCCCGCCAAGGGCGGCATCGAGCAGGTCCGCCGGATCGAGGACGCGGAGCTGTGCCGGGTGCTGCTCAACCTGCGCCGGCGACGGCGGGCCCAGGAGCGGCTGTTCGGCTACTGGGACGGCCGGGCCTGGCGCGACGTGCGCAGCGACGAGGTGAACGACTACCTGCGCGACGCCAGCGGCGGGGAGATGACCGCGAAGGACTTCCGCACCTGGCACGCCACCGTGCTGGCCGCGGCCGAGCTGGCCACTGTGGGCCCGCAGCGCTCCGCCACCGCCCGCAGGCGCGCGGTGGCGGGGGTGATGCGCTCGGTGGCCGAACTGCTCGGCAACACCCCGACGGTGGCGCGGGCCTCCTACGTGGATCCACGGGTGGTGGACCTCTACCACGACGGGGTGCTGGCGCCGGTGCAGCCGGAGATGCCGCGGGAGGCGGTGGAGAAGTCCGTGCTGGCGCTGCTGGAGGAGGAGGCCGGCTGA
- a CDS encoding GNAT family N-acetyltransferase, translating to MSFQVEDNPAKRRFEILVDDALAGFAAYTPGDGVLVFTHTEVDNRFQGQGVGAALVRGALDEVRARGDRIVPRCPFVAAFVKRHPEYADLVVDPA from the coding sequence GTGAGCTTTCAGGTCGAGGACAACCCCGCCAAGCGGCGCTTCGAGATCCTGGTGGACGACGCGCTGGCCGGGTTCGCCGCGTACACCCCCGGCGACGGGGTGCTGGTCTTCACCCACACCGAGGTCGACAACCGGTTCCAGGGTCAGGGCGTCGGCGCGGCGCTGGTCCGGGGCGCGCTGGACGAGGTTCGCGCCCGGGGCGACCGGATCGTGCCGAGGTGCCCCTTCGTGGCCGCGTTCGTCAAGCGTCACCCCGAGTACGCCGACCTGGTGGTCGACCCGGCGTGA
- a CDS encoding SDR family oxidoreductase gives MSAPAPGAGPAVLVTGGSSGLGAAVVAAVARSGGRPLVLDRQRPADGVPWAECDLADTRAAEAATRDLAERSGGLDAVVTAAGMDVPGKLADIPAETWERIVTVDLLATAAVIRAALPWLEASRGNIVTVASTLGVKAVSDATAYCAAKFGVVGFTRALAAELAGAVGVTLLIPGGMRTAFFDERDAQYRPGPDAVLNEPSDTAAAVMFALSQPAGCAVREMVVCAAQESSYP, from the coding sequence ATGAGCGCCCCCGCTCCCGGAGCCGGGCCCGCGGTCCTGGTCACCGGCGGGTCGAGCGGGCTCGGCGCGGCGGTGGTCGCCGCGGTGGCCCGCTCAGGTGGACGCCCGCTGGTGCTGGACCGGCAGCGTCCCGCCGACGGGGTGCCCTGGGCCGAGTGCGACCTGGCCGACACCCGCGCCGCCGAGGCCGCCACCCGCGATCTCGCGGAACGCTCCGGCGGGCTGGACGCCGTGGTCACCGCCGCCGGCATGGACGTGCCGGGGAAGCTGGCCGACATCCCGGCGGAGACCTGGGAACGGATCGTCACTGTGGACCTGCTCGCCACGGCCGCGGTGATCCGGGCCGCGCTGCCCTGGCTGGAGGCGTCCCGCGGCAACATCGTCACGGTGGCCTCGACGCTGGGCGTGAAGGCGGTGAGCGACGCGACGGCGTACTGCGCGGCGAAGTTCGGGGTGGTGGGCTTCACCCGGGCGCTCGCCGCCGAACTGGCCGGCGCGGTCGGCGTGACGCTGCTGATCCCGGGCGGCATGCGCACCGCGTTCTTCGACGAGCGGGACGCGCAGTACCGCCCCGGCCCGGACGCGGTGCTCAACGAGCCGTCCGACACCGCCGCCGCGGTCATGTTCGCGCTGTCCCAGCCGGCCGGTTGCGCGGTACGCGAGATGGTGGTCTGCGCCGCGCAGGAGTCCTCGTACCCGTGA
- a CDS encoding D-sedoheptulose-7-phosphate isomerase → MAATPPAAGGTLLEDHLALLAAALLPLRESERMLARWGEELAHRLAAGGRLLVAGNGGSAAEAQHLTAELVGKLRHDRQPLSAIALHAETSALTAIANDYGYDETFARQVRAHGRPDDILLLLTTSGTSTNLLTAAHAAHQTGLRCWAFTGPAPNPLADLCHEHLAIDSPDGQVVQELHLVASHVLCEYMERALPAALAAPAPAEPVRTGVEVVLGDPDPAAPAGPGGRA, encoded by the coding sequence ATGGCGGCGACCCCGCCGGCCGCCGGCGGCACGCTGCTGGAGGACCACCTGGCGCTGCTGGCCGCCGCGCTGCTGCCGCTGCGGGAGTCGGAGCGGATGCTGGCCCGCTGGGGTGAGGAACTGGCGCACCGGCTCGCCGCCGGCGGGCGGCTGCTGGTGGCCGGCAACGGCGGCAGCGCCGCCGAAGCCCAACACCTCACCGCCGAACTCGTCGGCAAACTCCGCCATGACCGCCAACCCCTGTCCGCCATCGCCCTGCACGCCGAAACCAGCGCCCTCACCGCCATCGCCAACGACTACGGGTACGACGAAACCTTCGCCCGACAGGTCCGCGCCCACGGCCGACCCGACGACATCCTCCTACTCCTCACCACCAGCGGCACCAGCACCAACCTCCTCACCGCCGCCCACGCCGCCCACCAGACCGGCCTGCGCTGCTGGGCCTTCACCGGCCCCGCACCCAACCCCCTCGCCGACCTCTGCCACGAGCACCTGGCGATCGACTCGCCGGACGGGCAGGTGGTGCAGGAACTGCACCTGGTGGCCTCGCACGTGCTCTGCGAGTACATGGAACGGGCGCTGCCCGCGGCGCTCGCCGCCCCGGCGCCGGCCGAACCGGTGCGTACCGGCGTCGAGGTGGTGCTCGGCGACCCGGACCCGGCGGCGCCCGCCGGACCGGGAGGCCGGGCATGA
- a CDS encoding glycosyltransferase family 9 protein, translated as MILVLRALGVGDLVTAVPALRGLRAGLPGRELVLAAPDWLAPLAQLTGAVDRVLPTTGPDRIGWTGPAPEVAVNLHGRGPQSHRALAAVRPARTLAYRNPAAGHPDGPAWDDDEHEVRRWCRLLHAYGLPADPGDLALRRPAAVGVPAGVTLLHPGGKIPAKRWPAERFAGLARELTARGHRVAVTGSAGERELAERVARDGGLPPEAVLAGRTGLAELAALVAGARLVVSGDTGVAHLATGYGTASVVLFGPVPAAHWGPPADRPRHRALGAIEPTPVNRDSTGSRGVGTHPTLDAIGIDEVVAAVAAVERVSGAVAA; from the coding sequence GTGATCCTGGTGCTGCGGGCGCTCGGCGTCGGCGACCTGGTCACCGCCGTGCCGGCGCTGCGCGGCCTGCGCGCCGGCCTGCCGGGCCGGGAACTGGTGCTCGCCGCCCCGGACTGGCTGGCGCCGCTGGCGCAGCTGACCGGGGCGGTCGACCGGGTCCTGCCCACCACCGGGCCGGACCGGATCGGGTGGACCGGGCCAGCGCCGGAGGTGGCTGTCAACCTGCACGGGCGGGGGCCGCAGTCGCACCGGGCGCTGGCCGCTGTCCGGCCCGCCCGGACGCTCGCCTACCGCAATCCGGCGGCCGGTCATCCGGACGGCCCGGCCTGGGACGACGACGAGCACGAGGTCCGCCGCTGGTGCCGGCTGCTGCACGCGTACGGCCTGCCGGCCGACCCGGGAGACCTGGCGCTGCGCCGCCCGGCGGCGGTCGGCGTACCGGCCGGGGTGACGCTGCTGCACCCGGGCGGCAAGATTCCGGCGAAGCGCTGGCCGGCGGAGCGGTTCGCCGGGCTGGCCCGGGAGCTGACCGCGCGGGGCCACCGGGTGGCGGTCACCGGGTCGGCCGGCGAGCGGGAGCTGGCCGAGCGGGTCGCCCGCGACGGCGGGTTGCCGCCGGAGGCGGTGCTGGCCGGCCGGACCGGGCTGGCCGAGCTGGCCGCGCTCGTCGCGGGCGCACGGCTGGTGGTCAGCGGGGACACCGGCGTGGCGCACCTCGCCACCGGTTACGGCACCGCCTCCGTGGTGCTGTTCGGGCCGGTGCCGGCAGCGCACTGGGGTCCACCGGCGGACCGGCCCCGGCACCGCGCGCTGGGTGCGATCGAGCCCACCCCCGTCAACCGGGATTCGACCGGGTCACGCGGGGTAGGAACCCACCCGACGTTGGATGCCATCGGGATCGACGAGGTGGTGGCTGCGGTGGCCGCTGTGGAACGGGTCTCCGGTGCGGTTGCGGCGTAG
- a CDS encoding PfkB family carbohydrate kinase: MTGPVVVLGDTLLDRDVEGLVNRLCPDSPVPVLDETSSVDRPGGAGLAAVFAAAQGAEVALVTAVADDAGGARLGTLLAAAGVRLYALPLAGATPEKVRLRVRGRVLLRHDRGGAAGVPGQPSDAVLRLIAGASAVLVSDYGRGVAGHPALRAALAATRAPVVWDPHPRGPAAVPGVHLATPNEPEARDLAKTPPGGSRLAAASRSAQALRRRWQARAVAVTLGGDGALLCHAGSTPLVVPAPPAEGDTCGAGDRFASTATLALARGALVSEAVQEAVAEASAYVAGGGVASALPAPVRAVAPAVVTGGSDRIGAGAAGEVVARVRAAGGTVVATGGCFDLLHAGHVATLQAARQLGDCLVVCLNSDASVSGLKGPERPVVPQGDRGRLLAALGCVDAVLIFDEPTPEAAMSWLRPDIWVKGGDYASGGGAETLPESEILARWGGHTVVVPYLDGRSTTDMIAAARAGRGSAGWPAATVDPAEAVAQTVVRSTAKGAR; the protein is encoded by the coding sequence ATGACGGGGCCGGTGGTGGTGCTCGGCGACACGCTGCTGGACCGCGACGTCGAAGGTCTGGTGAACCGGCTCTGCCCGGATTCCCCGGTGCCGGTGCTGGACGAGACGTCCTCCGTCGACCGTCCCGGGGGCGCCGGCCTGGCCGCGGTCTTCGCCGCCGCCCAGGGCGCCGAGGTCGCGCTGGTCACCGCCGTGGCCGACGACGCCGGCGGGGCCCGGCTCGGCACGCTGCTCGCCGCCGCGGGGGTGCGGTTGTACGCGCTGCCGCTGGCCGGCGCCACACCGGAGAAGGTCCGGCTGCGGGTACGGGGCCGGGTGCTGCTGCGCCACGACCGGGGCGGGGCGGCCGGCGTGCCCGGTCAGCCGAGCGACGCCGTGCTGCGGCTGATCGCCGGCGCGTCCGCCGTGCTGGTGAGCGACTACGGCCGGGGCGTGGCCGGGCATCCCGCGCTGCGCGCCGCGCTGGCCGCCACCCGGGCGCCCGTGGTCTGGGACCCGCATCCGCGCGGCCCGGCCGCCGTGCCCGGGGTGCACCTGGCCACCCCGAACGAGCCGGAGGCCCGCGACCTGGCGAAAACGCCGCCGGGCGGGTCCCGCCTGGCCGCCGCGTCCCGCAGCGCGCAGGCGCTGCGCCGCCGCTGGCAGGCGCGCGCGGTCGCGGTGACGCTCGGCGGGGACGGCGCGCTGCTCTGTCACGCCGGATCCACGCCCCTGGTGGTGCCGGCGCCACCGGCCGAGGGGGACACCTGCGGGGCGGGGGACCGGTTCGCGTCCACGGCGACGCTGGCCCTGGCCCGGGGCGCGCTGGTCTCCGAGGCGGTGCAGGAGGCGGTGGCGGAGGCGTCCGCGTACGTGGCCGGGGGTGGGGTGGCCAGCGCGCTGCCGGCCCCGGTACGGGCGGTGGCCCCGGCGGTGGTCACCGGCGGCAGCGACCGGATCGGCGCCGGGGCGGCCGGTGAGGTGGTGGCCCGGGTACGCGCGGCCGGCGGCACCGTGGTGGCCACCGGCGGCTGCTTCGACCTGCTGCACGCCGGGCATGTGGCGACGCTCCAGGCGGCCCGGCAACTCGGCGACTGCCTGGTGGTCTGCCTCAACTCCGACGCCAGCGTGTCCGGGCTGAAGGGACCGGAGCGCCCGGTCGTGCCGCAGGGCGACCGAGGGCGGCTGCTCGCCGCGCTCGGCTGCGTCGACGCGGTGCTGATCTTCGACGAGCCGACCCCGGAGGCGGCGATGTCCTGGCTGCGCCCGGACATCTGGGTCAAGGGCGGCGACTACGCCAGCGGCGGCGGCGCGGAGACGCTGCCCGAGTCGGAGATCCTGGCCCGCTGGGGCGGGCACACGGTGGTCGTGCCGTACCTCGACGGGCGCTCGACCACCGACATGATCGCGGCGGCGCGGGCGGGGCGGGGCAGCGCCGGCTGGCCGGCCGCGACGGTCGACCCGGCGGAGGCCGTCGCGCAGACGGTGGTCCGGTCCACGGCGAAGGGAGCACGATGA
- a CDS encoding RecQ family ATP-dependent DNA helicase: MKLTTHSSSLRRAARNLFGWTALRPNQLAAMRAVMKRRDALVVLPTGAGKSAIYQIPASLIPGPTVVISPLLALQQDQIAALNERQRPELRAVRISSDESAAQQAEAIEDIRAGRAEFLFITPEALSNPDRLAEVRELKPALVAIDEAHCISAWGHDFRPDYLALGHLIDGLGRPPVVALTATASPPVRDDIIARLRLREPEVVVSGLDRPNLFLEVAHCPTDDYRWRRLIALLRDDERPGIIYVPTRRAAEELSERLTGAGFPAEFYHGGMPTAARHELHEAFLADRVPIMVATSAFGMGIDKPNIAWVAHMALPDSPDSYFQEIGRAGRDGAPARVLLLWRAEDVGLQRYFSGGLPDEKELAELAAVLRGKARNRKELRELTGLGPRKLGQYLSLLEQIGAAEPRAGQRIGAPRYAPEAAESGRAALAEAERQQTVTRSRTDMMRAFAETTGCRGQALLAYFGEQMQKVCGHCDNCHAGTSVAADGAVGPFPVHSQVRHPEWGAGLVLSYEEDRMTVLFDEVGYKTLSVPVVSEQGLLELD; the protein is encoded by the coding sequence ATGAAACTGACGACGCACTCCTCCAGCCTGCGCCGGGCGGCGCGGAACCTGTTCGGCTGGACCGCGCTGCGGCCCAACCAGCTCGCCGCCATGCGTGCCGTCATGAAGCGCCGCGACGCCCTGGTGGTGCTGCCCACCGGCGCCGGCAAGTCGGCGATCTACCAGATCCCGGCCAGCCTGATCCCGGGCCCGACGGTGGTGATCTCCCCGCTGCTGGCGTTGCAGCAGGACCAGATCGCCGCGCTCAACGAGCGGCAGCGTCCGGAGCTGCGCGCGGTGCGGATCAGCTCGGACGAGAGCGCCGCCCAGCAGGCCGAGGCGATCGAGGACATCCGGGCCGGGCGCGCGGAGTTCCTGTTCATCACGCCGGAGGCGCTGAGCAACCCGGACCGGCTCGCCGAGGTCCGTGAGCTGAAGCCGGCGCTGGTGGCGATCGACGAGGCGCACTGCATCTCCGCCTGGGGCCACGACTTCCGGCCGGACTACCTGGCGCTGGGCCACCTGATCGACGGCCTGGGCCGCCCGCCGGTGGTGGCGCTCACCGCCACCGCCTCCCCGCCGGTACGCGACGACATCATCGCCCGGCTGCGGCTGCGCGAGCCCGAGGTGGTGGTCTCCGGGCTGGACCGGCCGAACCTCTTCCTGGAGGTGGCCCACTGCCCCACCGACGACTACCGGTGGCGGCGGCTGATCGCGTTGCTGCGCGACGACGAGCGGCCCGGCATCATCTACGTGCCGACCCGCCGGGCGGCCGAGGAGCTGTCCGAGCGGCTCACCGGCGCCGGTTTCCCGGCCGAGTTCTACCACGGCGGCATGCCCACGGCGGCCCGGCACGAGCTGCACGAGGCGTTCCTCGCCGACCGGGTGCCGATCATGGTGGCCACGTCGGCGTTCGGCATGGGCATCGACAAGCCGAACATCGCCTGGGTGGCGCACATGGCGCTGCCCGACTCGCCGGACAGCTACTTCCAGGAGATCGGCCGCGCCGGGCGCGACGGGGCGCCGGCCCGGGTGCTGCTGCTGTGGCGCGCCGAGGACGTCGGCCTGCAGCGCTACTTCAGCGGCGGACTGCCGGACGAAAAGGAACTGGCCGAACTGGCCGCGGTGCTGCGCGGCAAGGCCCGCAACCGCAAGGAGCTGCGCGAGCTGACCGGCCTCGGTCCGCGCAAGCTGGGCCAGTACCTGTCCCTGCTGGAGCAGATCGGCGCCGCCGAGCCGCGGGCCGGGCAGCGCATCGGCGCGCCCCGGTACGCGCCCGAGGCCGCCGAGTCGGGCCGCGCGGCGCTCGCCGAGGCGGAACGGCAGCAGACAGTGACCCGCTCGCGTACCGACATGATGCGCGCCTTCGCCGAGACCACCGGCTGCCGCGGCCAGGCCCTGCTGGCGTACTTCGGCGAGCAGATGCAGAAGGTCTGCGGGCACTGCGACAACTGCCACGCCGGCACCAGCGTGGCCGCCGACGGCGCGGTCGGGCCGTTCCCCGTGCACAGCCAGGTACGCCACCCGGAGTGGGGCGCCGGCCTGGTGCTCAGCTACGAGGAGGACCGGATGACGGTGCTCTTCGACGAGGTCGGTTACAAGACGCTCTCCGTGCCCGTGGTGTCCGAACAGGGACTGCTGGAACTCGACTAG